The following proteins are co-located in the Calliphora vicina chromosome 2, idCalVici1.1, whole genome shotgun sequence genome:
- the LOC135950491 gene encoding adult cuticle protein 1-like, which translates to MKFAIVTFFTLALALGVQSSIIPWGGVVTQVAGGPLAHTSVISPLGLPWGAGVVLGHPHAAISVHGPAAVAVHGPAAIPAAVHVPAVVGGHASYVAKTRGAVHSAPLAGHLNSVANVNVAPAPGTW; encoded by the exons atGAAA ttcgCTATCGTTACCTTTTTTACTTTGGCCTTGGCTTTGGGCGTTCAATCATCCATAATTCCCTGGGGTGGTGTAGTGACACAAGTGGCTGGAGGTCCTCTTGCACACACATCTGTTATATCCCCACTTGGTTTACCTTGGGGTGCTGGTGTTGTATTAGGTCATCCACATGCTGCTATCTCCGTACACGGTCCTGCTGCTGTAGCAGTACATGGCCCCGCTGCTATTCCAGCCGCTGTACATGTTCCCGCTGTTGTAGGTGGCCACGCTAGTTATGTTGCCAAAACCCGTGGTGCTGTTCACTCTGCTCCCTTGGCCGGTCATCTCAACTCGGTAGCTAATGTAAATGTAGCCCCAGCTCCCGGAACCTGGTAA
- the LOC135950492 gene encoding adult cuticle protein 1-like, translating to MKFAIVNFFTLALALGVQSSIIPWGGVVTQVAGGHLAHTSVIAPHGLPWGGAVVVGHSPAAVPAAISVHGPGSVAVHASAAVHAPASVAIHAPTAVHAPASVAVHAATAVAVHAPAAIPAAVHVPAVVGGHASYVAKTRGAVHSAPLAGHLNSVANVNAAPAPGTW from the exons atgaaA TTCGCTATTGTTAACTTTTTCACTTTGGCCTTGGCTTTGGGTGTTCAATCATCCATTATTCCCTGGGGTGGTGTAGTGACACAAGTTGCTGGTGGTCATCTGGCACACACATCTGTTATAGCCCCACATGGTTTACCTTGGGGTGGTGCTGTTGTAGTCGGTCATTCACCAGCTGCAGTTCCTGCTGCTATCTCCGTACACGGTCCTGGCTCTGTAGCTGTACATGCATCCGCTGCTGTACATGCACCCGCTTCTGTAGCTATACACGCTCCCACTGCTGTACATGCACCAGCTTCTGTAGCTGTACACGCTGCCACTGCTGTAGCTGTACATGCACCAGCTGCTATTCCCGCTGCTGTACATGTTCCCGCTGTTGTCGGTGGTCACGCTAGTTATGTTGCCAAAACTCGTGGTGCTGTTCACTCTGCTCCCTTGGCTGGTCATCTCAACTCGGTAGCCAATGTTAATGCTGCTCCAGCACCTGGAACCTGGTAA
- the LOC135952243 gene encoding adult cuticle protein 1-like — MKFAIVTLFTLALALGVQSSIIPWGGVVTQVAGGPLAHTSVISPLGLPWGAGVVLGHPHAAISVHGPAAVAVHGPAAIPAAVHVPAVVGGHASYVAKTRGAVHSAPLAGHINSVANVNVAPAPGTW; from the exons atgaaA ttCGCTATTGTTACCTTGTTCACTTTGGCCTTGGCTTTGGGCGTTCAATCATCCATAATTCCCTGGGGTGGTGTAGTGACACAAGTTGCTGGAGGTCCTCTTGCACACACATCTGTTATATCCCCACTTGGTTTACCTTGGGGTGCTGGTGTTGTATTAGGTCATCCTCATGCTGCTATCTCCGTACACGGTCCAGCTGCTGTAGCTGTACATGGTCCCGCTGCTATTCCCGCCGCTGTACATGTTCCCGCTGTTGTGGGCGGCCACGCTAGTTATGTTGCCAAAACCCGTGGTGCTGTTCACTCTGCTCCCTTGGCCGGCCATATCAACTCGGTAGCCAATGTAAATGTAGCCCCAGCACCTGGAACCtggtaa
- the LOC135950495 gene encoding adult cuticle protein 1-like — MKFAIVTLFTLALALGVQSSIIPWGGVVTQVAGGHLAHTSVISPLGLPWGAGVVVGHSPAAVPAAISVHGPGSVAVHASAAVHAPASVAVHAPAAVHAPAAVAVHAPAAIPAAVHVPAVVGGHASYVAKTRGAVHSAPLAGHLNSVANVNVAPAPGTW, encoded by the exons atGAAA ttcgCTATTGTTACCTTGTTCACTTTGGCCTTGGCTTTGGGTGTTCAATCATCCATTATTCCCTGGGGTGGTGTAGTGACACAAGTTGCTGGTGGTCATCTGGCACACACATCTGTTATATCCCCACTTGGTTTACCTTGGGGTGCTGGTGTTGTAGTCGGTCATTCACCAGCTGCAGTTCCTGCTGCTATCTCCGTACACGGTCCTGGCTCTGTAGCTGTACATGCATCCGCTGCTGTACATGCACCCGCTTCTGTAGCTGTACACGCTCCCGCTGCTGTACATGCACCCGCTGCTGTAGCTGTACATGCACCAGCTGCTATTCCCGCTGCTGTACATGTTCCCGCTGTTGTCGGTGGTCACGCTAGTTATGTTGCCAAAACTCGTGGTGCTGTTCACTCTGCTCCCTTGGCTGGTCATCTCAACTCGGTAGCCAATGTTAATGTTGCCCCAGCACCTGGAACCTGGTAA
- the LOC135952114 gene encoding adult cuticle protein 1-like, whose translation MKFAIVTLFTLALALGVQSSIIPWGGVVTQVAGGPLAHTSVISPLGLPWGAGVVLGHPHAAISVHGPSAVAVHAHAAIPAAVHVPAVVGGHASYVAKTRGAVHSAPLAGHINSVANVNVAPAPGTI comes from the exons ATGAAA TTCGCTATTGTTACCTTGTTCACTTTGGCCTTGGCTTTGGGCGTTCAATCATCCATAATTCCCTGGGGTGGTGTAGTGACACAAGTAGCTGGAGGTCCTCTTGCACACACATCTGTTATATCCCCACTTGGTTTACCTTGGGGTGCTGGTGTTGTATTAGGTCATCCACATGCTGCCATCTCCGTTCACGGTCCTAGTGCTGTAGCAGTACATGCTCACGCTGCTATTCCCGCTGCTGTACATGTTCCCGCTGTTGTGGGCGGTCATGCTAGTTATGTTGCCAAAACTCGTGGTGCTGTTCACTCTGCTCCCTTGGCCGGTCACATTAACTCGGTAGCCAATGTCAATGTAGCTCCTGCTCCCGGTACCATCTAA
- the LOC135952293 gene encoding adult cuticle protein 1-like, translating to MKFAIVTLFTLALALGVQSSIIPWGGVVTQIAGGPLAHTSVISPLGLPLGGGVLLGHPHAAISVHGPVAVHSPAAIPAAVHVPAVVGGHASYVAKTRGAVHSAPLAGHLNSVANVNVAPAPGTW from the exons atGAAA TTCGCTATTGTTACCTTGTTCACTTTGGCCTTGGCTTTGGGCGTTCAATCATCCATAATTCCCTGGGGTGGTGTAGTAACACAAATTGCTGGAGGACCTCTTGCACACACATCTGTTATATCCCCACTTGGTTTGCCTTTGGGTGGTGGCGTTTTATTAGGTCATCCACATGCTGCTATCTCCGTACATGGACCTGTAGCTGTACATTCACCCGCTGCTATTCCCGCTGCTGTACATGTTCCCGCTGTTGTGGGCGGCCATGCTAGTTATGTTGCCAAAACCCGTGGTGCTGTTCATTCTGCTCCCTTGGCCGGTCATCTCAACTCTGTAGCCAATGTAAATGTAGCCCCAGCTCCTGGAACTTGGTAA